The Latilactobacillus sakei subsp. sakei DSM 20017 = JCM 1157 genome includes a window with the following:
- the recJ gene encoding single-stranded-DNA-specific exonuclease RecJ: protein MEAQYEWQLKPVPTEDELQTITKDNPLPKAAAQLLWQRGLRDAEQINDFMNPNVGQLHDPYALHDMQKAIDRIQEAIVNGEKITIYGDYDADGITSTTLMKETLDDLGADVEVYVPNRFKDGYGPNLEAYKRLIENGTQLIVTVDNGVSGLEPIAYAQEHGVDVVVTDHHELPSELPNAVAIVHPRHPEGQYPFGELCGVGVAFKVATALLEEIPYDKLDLAAIGTVCDIVPLVDENRTLVSLGLQQLQNTDRPGLVALCQSAGLEQATLDATNIGFGIGPRLNAIGRLGDATLGVQLLTTLDDEEAVEQAQFIEQQNKKRQGLVQEITATAMTIAETPENQASATLVIAHEGWHEGVLGIVASHVVEQTGKPTLVLTIDPETGLAKGSGRSVTAFHLFKALDAHRELLVHFGGHHMAVGLTAKVDQLALIQTAMNEYAQVNQLDLTGRQPLPVDLALTLADITPDLYQALQQLAPFGSDNPEPLIELSAPQLADVKQIGADQKHLKMMAVDQQQQLAVLAFNKGALMPDLTAAEDVKLVGSLSENTWRGQTTLQLMVKDLATSGQVVLDQRSNRLTKQLFQSTGDYVFFNDKMREQLQSYLPAGSQALLATDEQVATSQELIVVDEPADLTAFEQFYQQQQAAKLSLIFYAKHSAYLEGMPTKQQFATFLVYLRKHPNIEKARLAELAAYLKLQLPLMIFMLQVFFDLGFVRIERGLITAELQPEKHALESAPSYQKRLAKIEMEKQLVYSTFTEVKDWLATLPAVANR, encoded by the coding sequence TTGGAAGCACAATATGAATGGCAATTAAAACCAGTACCAACTGAGGATGAATTACAAACAATTACAAAAGACAATCCGCTACCTAAGGCTGCGGCCCAACTTTTGTGGCAACGTGGCTTGCGGGATGCAGAGCAGATCAATGATTTTATGAATCCCAATGTCGGTCAACTTCACGATCCATACGCTTTGCATGATATGCAAAAGGCGATTGATCGAATTCAAGAAGCGATTGTGAACGGCGAAAAAATTACGATTTATGGCGATTATGACGCGGACGGGATCACAAGTACCACTTTGATGAAGGAAACTTTAGACGACTTAGGTGCCGATGTTGAAGTCTATGTGCCTAATCGTTTTAAGGATGGCTACGGTCCTAATTTAGAAGCTTATAAACGCTTGATTGAAAATGGCACCCAATTAATTGTGACCGTCGATAACGGGGTGAGTGGCTTAGAACCAATCGCTTACGCGCAAGAACACGGTGTTGACGTGGTCGTGACCGATCACCATGAATTACCATCAGAATTACCCAACGCAGTGGCGATTGTGCATCCCAGACATCCAGAAGGGCAATATCCTTTTGGCGAACTCTGTGGGGTCGGTGTGGCGTTTAAAGTGGCGACTGCTTTATTAGAAGAGATTCCTTACGATAAATTAGATTTAGCCGCAATCGGGACGGTTTGTGATATCGTCCCCTTAGTCGATGAAAACCGGACGTTGGTTAGTTTAGGCTTACAACAATTACAAAATACCGATCGACCAGGTTTGGTCGCATTGTGTCAATCAGCTGGCTTAGAACAAGCGACACTAGATGCCACTAACATTGGGTTTGGGATTGGTCCCCGTTTAAACGCAATTGGTCGTTTAGGTGATGCGACCCTTGGTGTGCAATTGTTAACGACGCTTGATGACGAAGAAGCGGTTGAACAGGCCCAATTTATTGAACAACAAAATAAAAAACGCCAAGGGCTAGTGCAAGAAATTACGGCAACGGCAATGACAATTGCTGAAACACCGGAAAATCAAGCGAGTGCCACCTTAGTTATTGCCCACGAAGGTTGGCATGAAGGGGTTCTAGGGATTGTGGCTAGTCATGTTGTTGAACAGACCGGTAAACCAACCTTAGTCTTGACGATTGACCCGGAAACTGGCTTAGCTAAAGGCTCTGGCCGTAGTGTGACAGCTTTCCATTTATTTAAAGCGTTAGATGCACACCGTGAATTATTGGTTCATTTTGGTGGCCATCACATGGCAGTTGGCTTGACCGCTAAGGTTGATCAATTAGCGTTGATTCAAACTGCAATGAACGAGTATGCGCAAGTTAATCAGTTAGATTTAACAGGACGCCAACCATTACCAGTTGATTTGGCGCTGACGCTAGCTGATATTACGCCTGATTTATATCAAGCATTGCAACAACTGGCACCTTTTGGCAGTGATAATCCAGAACCGTTGATTGAACTTAGCGCGCCCCAGTTAGCCGATGTCAAACAAATCGGTGCTGATCAGAAGCATTTGAAGATGATGGCGGTCGATCAACAACAACAATTAGCAGTTTTAGCTTTCAATAAAGGGGCTTTGATGCCCGATTTAACTGCCGCTGAAGATGTGAAATTAGTCGGGAGTTTGAGTGAGAATACTTGGCGTGGCCAGACAACGTTGCAATTAATGGTAAAAGACCTTGCTACAAGTGGGCAAGTCGTACTTGATCAACGCAGCAATCGTCTGACGAAGCAATTATTCCAATCAACAGGCGACTACGTCTTTTTTAATGATAAAATGCGCGAGCAACTGCAGTCTTATTTACCGGCAGGGAGTCAGGCGCTGTTAGCGACCGATGAACAAGTTGCTACTAGCCAAGAGCTAATTGTAGTTGATGAACCAGCTGATTTAACTGCTTTTGAACAATTTTATCAACAACAACAGGCCGCTAAATTAAGCTTGATTTTTTATGCTAAACACTCTGCTTATTTAGAAGGAATGCCGACAAAACAACAGTTTGCGACTTTCTTAGTTTACTTGCGGAAACATCCAAATATTGAAAAAGCGCGGTTAGCAGAATTAGCAGCGTATTTAAAATTACAATTACCGTTAATGATTTTCATGTTGCAGGTGTTTTTTGACCTCGGATTTGTTAGAATAGAACGTGGTCTGATTACGGCCGAGTTACAACCTGAAAAGCATGCACTGGAAAGTGCACCAAGTTATCAAAAACGATTAGCTAAAATTGAAATGGAAAAACAGCTTGTTTATTCAACCTTTACCGAGGTGAAAGACTGGCTAGCAACTCTCCCAGCAGTAGCAAATCGCTAA
- a CDS encoding WxL domain-containing protein has translation MKTKLFSVVAVAALVAPAAMTIGSASADAVTPQTSKADFTVVAKDPTNPTDPENGTLVLKSVPSFNFGTIEASDIYAGFNGKKAQADGTLEVSDTRLGASDWTLTANMGQFADKDNQLNGSTLNLASTGSLGEDLATAIKDDASAVEVVKGNGAHGVDTFNMAAADSKLTMAANPAADLAKDEAFSTTINWNLSSTAPVAPEA, from the coding sequence ATGAAGACTAAATTATTCTCAGTAGTAGCAGTAGCAGCATTGGTGGCACCAGCCGCAATGACAATCGGTTCAGCATCAGCTGATGCGGTAACACCACAAACATCAAAAGCAGACTTTACGGTTGTTGCTAAAGATCCAACTAACCCAACGGATCCTGAAAACGGTACTTTGGTTTTAAAATCAGTACCAAGTTTTAACTTCGGTACAATTGAAGCTAGTGATATTTATGCTGGGTTTAATGGTAAAAAAGCACAAGCAGACGGTACTTTAGAAGTATCTGATACACGTTTAGGTGCATCAGACTGGACATTAACAGCTAATATGGGTCAATTTGCCGATAAAGATAACCAATTAAATGGTTCAACGTTGAACTTAGCTTCTACTGGTTCATTAGGTGAAGATTTAGCAACTGCTATTAAAGATGATGCAAGTGCTGTTGAAGTTGTTAAAGGTAATGGTGCCCATGGTGTTGATACATTCAATATGGCAGCTGCCGATAGTAAATTGACAATGGCAGCTAACCCAGCTGCTGATTTAGCAAAAGATGAAGCTTTCTCAACAACAATTAACTGGAACTTATCATCAACAGCCCCAGTTGCACCAGAAGCTTAA
- the lepA gene encoding translation elongation factor 4, with product MDYAEMLDRQKHIRNFSIIAHIDHGKSTLADRILEMTDTIAKRDMQAQVLDDMELERERGITIKLNAVELHYHAKDGETYIFHLIDTPGHVDFSYEVSRSLAACEGALLVVDAAQGVEAQTLANVYLAVDDDLEIVPVINKIDLPSAQPDVVKAEIEEMIGLDASEAVLASAKSGIGIEEILEKLVTDVPAPTGDLEAPLKALIFDSNYDSYRGVVLNIRVVDGTVKVGDKIRLMNSGKEFEVTEVGVMSPKAVKRDFLMVGDVGYITASIKTIQDTRVGDTVTLADNPADAPLDGYRHIQPMVYSGMYPVDNAKFNDLREALEKLQLNDAALEFEPESSQALGFGFRCGFLGLLHMDVVQERLEREFNLDLIMTAPSVDYHVALTDGTEEVIDNPSEMPETSNISEVKEPYVKASIMVPNDYVGAVMELAQRKRGEFVTMDYLDTYRVNVIYNMPLSEIIFDFFDDLKSNTKGYASFDYEVTGYRASDLVKIDILLNGEAVDALSFIVHRDFAFERSRVIVGKLKETIPRQQFEVPIQAAIGNKIIARSTVKAFRKNVLAKCYGGDITRKRKLLEKQKAGKKRMKSVGSVEVPQEAFMSILKMNDEDTKGK from the coding sequence ATGGATTACGCAGAAATGTTAGACCGGCAAAAACACATTCGTAACTTTTCGATCATCGCGCATATTGATCATGGTAAATCAACATTAGCTGATCGAATTCTTGAGATGACGGATACTATTGCCAAGCGCGATATGCAAGCGCAAGTCTTAGATGACATGGAATTAGAACGGGAACGCGGGATTACCATCAAGTTGAACGCGGTGGAATTGCACTACCATGCTAAAGATGGCGAAACTTATATTTTCCATTTAATCGATACGCCAGGGCACGTCGATTTTTCATATGAAGTGTCACGAAGTTTGGCGGCCTGCGAAGGGGCCTTATTAGTTGTTGATGCAGCGCAAGGCGTTGAAGCCCAAACATTGGCCAACGTTTATTTAGCGGTCGACGATGATCTTGAAATCGTACCGGTTATTAATAAAATTGACCTCCCATCAGCGCAACCTGATGTTGTTAAGGCTGAAATTGAAGAAATGATTGGGTTAGATGCGTCAGAAGCCGTTCTTGCCAGTGCCAAAAGTGGGATTGGGATTGAAGAAATTCTTGAAAAACTAGTGACGGATGTACCAGCCCCAACTGGTGATTTAGAAGCGCCATTAAAAGCCTTAATTTTTGATTCAAATTATGATAGTTACCGCGGGGTTGTTTTAAATATTCGAGTGGTCGATGGAACGGTTAAAGTCGGCGACAAGATTCGTTTAATGAACAGCGGTAAAGAATTTGAAGTCACAGAAGTTGGTGTGATGTCACCCAAAGCGGTTAAACGTGATTTCTTAATGGTCGGTGATGTTGGTTATATCACAGCTAGCATCAAAACAATTCAAGATACACGCGTTGGGGATACGGTCACTTTAGCTGATAATCCAGCTGATGCACCACTTGATGGTTATCGTCATATCCAACCAATGGTTTATTCAGGGATGTATCCCGTTGATAATGCGAAGTTTAATGATTTACGTGAAGCGCTTGAAAAATTACAATTAAACGATGCGGCTTTAGAGTTCGAACCAGAATCATCGCAAGCTTTAGGCTTTGGGTTCCGGTGTGGTTTCTTAGGTCTGTTACACATGGATGTTGTTCAAGAACGATTGGAACGTGAATTTAATTTAGACTTGATCATGACAGCACCATCGGTTGATTACCATGTTGCCTTGACTGATGGGACTGAAGAAGTGATCGATAATCCATCAGAAATGCCAGAAACATCGAATATTTCAGAAGTTAAAGAACCATACGTCAAAGCGTCAATCATGGTCCCTAACGATTATGTTGGGGCTGTGATGGAATTAGCGCAACGTAAACGGGGCGAATTCGTAACAATGGATTATTTAGACACATACCGTGTTAATGTGATCTACAACATGCCACTTTCTGAAATCATTTTTGATTTCTTCGATGATTTGAAATCAAATACGAAGGGTTACGCATCGTTTGATTACGAAGTGACAGGCTATCGGGCCAGTGACCTGGTTAAGATTGATATCCTCTTGAATGGCGAAGCGGTTGATGCCTTGAGTTTCATCGTGCATCGGGACTTTGCCTTTGAACGGAGCCGTGTGATTGTTGGTAAGTTGAAAGAAACGATTCCGCGTCAACAATTCGAAGTGCCAATCCAAGCCGCTATTGGGAATAAGATTATTGCCCGTTCAACTGTTAAAGCTTTCCGGAAAAACGTGCTTGCTAAGTGTTACGGTGGCGATATCACCCGGAAGCGGAAATTGTTAGAAAAGCAAAAGGCTGGGAAGAAACGGATGAAATCCGTGGGCTCTGTGGAAGTGCCGCAGGAAGCCTTCATGTCGATTCTTAAGATGAATGATGAAGATACCAAAGGTAAATAA
- a CDS encoding heavy metal-binding domain-containing protein produces the protein MTNQILITTTETIPGKQYEVLGEVFGLTTQSKNVFKNIGASLKNVVGGEIRAYTEMMTESRDVAIDRLRQNAIEMGADAVVMMRFDSGSIGTDMQSVAAYGTAVKYID, from the coding sequence ATGACTAATCAAATTTTAATTACCACTACCGAAACAATTCCGGGCAAACAATACGAAGTGCTCGGTGAAGTTTTCGGCCTCACAACCCAATCTAAGAATGTTTTCAAAAATATCGGTGCCTCACTTAAAAACGTGGTTGGTGGCGAAATTAGAGCCTATACCGAAATGATGACCGAATCGCGCGATGTCGCAATCGACCGCTTGCGCCAAAATGCCATTGAGATGGGGGCTGATGCTGTTGTGATGATGCGCTTTGACTCTGGTTCAATTGGAACGGACATGCAATCAGTCGCTGCCTACGGGACAGCCGTTAAATATATCGACTAA
- a CDS encoding WxL domain-containing protein, with protein MQIKRLIYVSLAAMMLSGSLINVPDYAWAAESESATSVSETEEETSTESIDVNTKKPATSEQAPTSRSAEPVGTPSNADKPSKDGWSFLLTIFRRGFSRQPQEEDYFALQDIDKAKFSGMSILTNLGNGLGKDITVRRWHWDASQNNWVEDKKQPKAKTGLSLIMGSLGFLDINDYALNKSGNLGVGTYYYQFSFSDGIWPLNKTFYSDLAKVGITPEPKPAKSINADTDNADGTPKVIYSDVDYGARAIIDPVDSTDDITWQAANAKDLLKFTPSNGRKTSLMAGNGEVGSDKQYVPDSYYVNQVNRDPNVPGIPANFKIAAGNVAANKDVYVGGLPAYNRAMDAGGSWSVDGLSDLVKATGATSAWHYAWRFMDSTGKTIELPANSGVTNSSGDINNLANLNTAQPLTFAKDSQFMKQAAAATASGKRYQAQLTLTTSVDSEEESSKKAEKVVVVSNKAELQVEPSLGKLTLDQVPNFRFGNVLAKDVYKGTNTQNQPYEVSDTLKITDTRVNPGWKLTAKMTKMASKAGHRLNTTTVNMSGLPGGANLGLVDNNSETTIASTKLSNAWQVTGNLLMAANPDLQIESGENFSSDITWTLNNTQPEVPAA; from the coding sequence ATGCAAATTAAGCGCCTAATTTACGTGAGTTTGGCGGCAATGATGCTCAGCGGTAGTTTGATTAATGTGCCGGATTACGCTTGGGCGGCTGAATCAGAGTCAGCAACCAGTGTGAGTGAAACTGAAGAAGAAACATCAACAGAATCAATCGATGTCAATACAAAAAAGCCAGCTACGAGTGAGCAAGCACCAACTAGTCGCAGTGCTGAACCAGTTGGCACACCTAGTAATGCAGATAAACCTTCAAAAGATGGATGGAGCTTTTTATTAACAATTTTTAGAAGAGGGTTTAGCCGTCAGCCGCAAGAAGAAGATTATTTTGCGCTGCAAGATATTGATAAGGCTAAATTCTCAGGGATGAGTATCCTAACGAACTTAGGTAATGGGTTAGGAAAAGACATTACTGTTCGGCGTTGGCACTGGGATGCTAGTCAGAACAACTGGGTTGAAGATAAAAAGCAACCTAAAGCAAAGACCGGTTTGTCTTTGATCATGGGCTCTTTGGGCTTTTTAGATATTAATGACTATGCTTTAAATAAGTCGGGCAACTTAGGTGTCGGGACATACTATTATCAATTTAGTTTTTCAGATGGTATCTGGCCCCTTAATAAGACTTTCTATTCTGATTTAGCGAAAGTGGGGATTACGCCAGAACCGAAACCGGCTAAATCGATTAATGCCGATACGGATAATGCTGACGGTACACCTAAAGTCATCTATTCGGATGTTGATTATGGTGCTAGAGCGATTATTGATCCAGTCGATTCGACCGATGATATTACTTGGCAAGCAGCCAACGCTAAAGATCTCTTGAAATTTACACCAAGTAATGGTCGAAAAACATCTTTAATGGCCGGTAATGGTGAAGTGGGTAGCGACAAACAATATGTACCAGATTCTTATTACGTCAATCAAGTCAATCGTGATCCTAATGTACCGGGAATTCCCGCTAACTTTAAGATTGCAGCTGGTAATGTAGCGGCTAATAAGGATGTTTATGTTGGTGGTCTGCCAGCCTATAATCGGGCAATGGATGCCGGTGGTAGTTGGTCTGTGGACGGCTTGAGTGATTTAGTTAAAGCAACCGGCGCAACGAGTGCTTGGCATTATGCATGGCGTTTTATGGATAGTACTGGTAAAACGATTGAGTTGCCAGCAAATAGTGGCGTGACAAATAGTAGCGGTGATATTAATAATCTGGCTAACTTAAATACGGCACAACCGTTAACGTTTGCTAAAGATAGCCAGTTTATGAAACAGGCCGCAGCTGCGACTGCTAGCGGTAAGCGGTATCAAGCACAGCTAACACTAACGACGAGTGTTGATTCTGAAGAAGAATCAAGTAAGAAAGCAGAAAAGGTCGTCGTTGTCTCTAATAAGGCCGAACTACAAGTTGAGCCCTCATTAGGTAAGTTAACATTGGATCAAGTGCCTAACTTTAGATTTGGCAATGTTTTAGCGAAAGATGTTTATAAGGGAACAAACACTCAGAATCAGCCATATGAAGTTAGTGACACGTTAAAAATTACCGATACTAGAGTTAATCCGGGTTGGAAACTAACGGCAAAGATGACTAAAATGGCATCTAAAGCTGGTCATCGATTGAATACAACGACGGTTAATATGAGTGGCCTACCAGGAGGAGCTAATTTAGGATTGGTTGATAATAATAGTGAAACAACGATTGCATCTACCAAGTTATCAAACGCTTGGCAAGTAACGGGTAACTTATTGATGGCTGCCAATCCAGATCTTCAAATTGAATCTGGTGAAAATTTCTCTAGTGATATCACTTGGACATTAAATAATACGCAGCCTGAAGTACCAGCAGCATAA
- a CDS encoding DUF916 and DUF3324 domain-containing protein — translation MFKKKVLITMLGLMCLLVGIGSFAQAVHAEGAEFTVTPEYGLGQTDASLGYFAIKAEKGQTYPITVNVQNLNTKKTNDFNAQLVAASTSNSGSIDYTPTHQKMVKTKAPLLPDLVSKEARKQSLTLAPGASKKVTFNVKIPQNGFKGTILGSVYVKRTSNNEPQKKGFGIKNSFAMTVPIVVTQDFDQKITPRLTLTKTKMDSSSGVPQVVGQIANHEPTMFGQIKMHAWITKKNQTKKIYQKNAEKLSMAPRSTFNYAIETNNKILPKGHYTYHVKMVSGKKTFNLKQHFTVDGATREQVNKTLIDPEKPGINRWLWGSLGILLLLVIALVAYLIGRKRGVGEHDE, via the coding sequence TTGTTTAAAAAGAAAGTATTAATCACAATGTTAGGTTTAATGTGTTTATTGGTGGGGATTGGTAGTTTTGCGCAAGCGGTGCATGCTGAAGGTGCTGAATTTACCGTAACACCTGAATATGGGTTAGGACAAACGGATGCTAGTTTGGGTTATTTCGCAATTAAAGCCGAAAAGGGGCAAACATATCCAATTACCGTCAACGTGCAAAATTTAAATACGAAGAAAACAAATGATTTCAATGCACAGCTTGTAGCCGCCTCAACGTCAAATAGCGGCAGTATTGACTATACACCGACGCATCAAAAAATGGTCAAAACAAAAGCGCCATTGTTACCTGATTTGGTCTCAAAAGAGGCCCGCAAACAAAGTTTAACATTAGCGCCAGGTGCTTCAAAAAAAGTGACTTTTAACGTTAAAATACCCCAAAATGGTTTTAAAGGAACGATTCTTGGTAGTGTTTATGTGAAACGAACGTCGAATAACGAACCACAAAAGAAGGGGTTCGGCATTAAAAATAGTTTTGCGATGACTGTTCCAATCGTTGTGACACAGGATTTTGATCAGAAAATCACACCTCGATTAACCTTAACGAAGACTAAGATGGATTCATCCAGTGGGGTGCCGCAAGTTGTTGGTCAAATCGCTAATCATGAACCGACAATGTTTGGTCAAATTAAGATGCATGCTTGGATTACCAAAAAGAATCAAACTAAAAAAATATATCAGAAGAACGCGGAAAAATTATCAATGGCACCGCGTTCAACATTTAACTATGCAATTGAGACGAATAATAAAATTTTGCCCAAAGGTCACTATACCTATCATGTCAAAATGGTATCGGGTAAGAAAACCTTTAATTTAAAACAACATTTTACGGTTGATGGTGCGACACGGGAACAAGTTAACAAAACGCTAATTGATCCAGAAAAACCAGGGATAAATCGGTGGTTATGGGGTTCTCTAGGGATTTTATTATTATTAGTGATAGCATTAGTCGCCTATTTAATTGGTCGAAAAAGGGGTGTAGGGGAACATGACGAGTAG
- the galE gene encoding UDP-glucose 4-epimerase GalE, with amino-acid sequence MSILVLGGAGYIGSHTVDQLIQRGYDVAVVDSLVTGHQGAINQKARFYQGDIRDKDFMRTVFQQEDVTGVIHFAAFSIVPESMQAPLKYFDNNTYGMTALLEVMNEFDVKRIVFSSTAATYGEPKSIPIKESDPQLPTNPYGESKLMMETMMKWADKAYGIKFVALRYFNVVGAKPDGSIGEDHHPETHLLPIVLQVAAGKRDQLSIFGDDYDTPDGTNVRDYVHVLDLADAHILAFEYLADGHDSNAFNLGSSTGFSNMEIVEAARKVTGKAIPLEMAPRRAGDPSTLIAASDKARETLGWAPKYDNMEAIIETAWNWHLNHPNGYADR; translated from the coding sequence ATGTCAATTCTAGTTTTAGGGGGCGCCGGTTACATCGGTTCCCACACCGTTGATCAATTAATCCAACGCGGCTATGACGTCGCTGTTGTCGATAGCTTGGTAACGGGTCATCAAGGCGCCATCAATCAAAAAGCCCGTTTTTATCAAGGTGATATCCGCGATAAAGACTTCATGCGGACCGTTTTCCAACAAGAAGACGTGACTGGTGTCATTCATTTTGCCGCCTTTTCAATCGTGCCTGAATCAATGCAAGCACCACTTAAATACTTCGATAACAATACTTACGGGATGACCGCCTTATTAGAAGTGATGAATGAATTCGATGTTAAACGCATCGTCTTTTCTTCAACTGCCGCTACTTATGGCGAACCTAAATCAATTCCCATCAAGGAATCAGATCCACAATTACCAACCAACCCTTATGGCGAAAGTAAATTAATGATGGAAACCATGATGAAATGGGCTGACAAAGCTTACGGCATCAAGTTTGTCGCATTACGTTACTTCAACGTAGTTGGCGCTAAGCCAGACGGTTCAATCGGTGAAGATCACCATCCTGAAACTCATCTCTTACCAATCGTCTTACAAGTTGCGGCTGGCAAACGTGATCAATTATCAATCTTCGGTGATGATTACGATACACCAGATGGGACGAACGTCCGTGATTACGTGCACGTTTTAGATTTAGCAGACGCCCACATCTTGGCCTTTGAATATCTTGCTGATGGTCATGACAGCAACGCCTTTAACTTGGGTTCATCAACTGGTTTTTCAAACATGGAAATCGTTGAAGCTGCTCGTAAAGTAACTGGCAAAGCGATTCCACTTGAAATGGCCCCTCGTCGTGCCGGCGATCCAAGTACCTTGATTGCTGCTAGTGACAAAGCTCGCGAAACACTCGGCTGGGCACCCAAATATGATAATATGGAAGCAATTATTGAAACCGCATGGAATTGGCATTTAAACCATCCTAACGGTTACGCTGATCGCTAA
- a CDS encoding DinB family protein: MEAMQLSIETVARAQERLLEALEQMTLEEANTMPNPLIKSVTWLIWHTARELDYQISDLKGQTPLWLSANWTGRFGLALPDDTQDWQHSPEEAAKVVVSDRQLLIDYLSEAVKLTQAYLQDVSLESLEEVIDDNWTPAVTRGARLVSVIDDAVMHSGQAVYTRRLVIAK, encoded by the coding sequence ATGGAAGCAATGCAATTATCGATTGAAACGGTGGCTCGCGCCCAAGAACGTCTGTTAGAAGCTTTAGAACAGATGACACTGGAGGAGGCTAATACGATGCCTAATCCGCTTATCAAATCAGTAACATGGCTCATTTGGCATACGGCACGGGAATTAGACTATCAGATTTCAGATTTAAAAGGGCAAACACCATTGTGGCTCAGTGCTAATTGGACAGGCCGTTTTGGGTTAGCGTTACCAGATGATACGCAAGATTGGCAGCATAGCCCCGAAGAGGCGGCCAAGGTAGTCGTCTCTGATCGCCAACTTCTAATCGATTACTTGTCAGAAGCTGTTAAGTTAACACAAGCTTATCTCCAAGATGTTTCTCTAGAAAGCTTAGAGGAAGTGATTGATGATAATTGGACGCCGGCAGTGACACGCGGTGCGCGGTTAGTTTCGGTTATTGATGATGCTGTGATGCATTCAGGTCAAGCGGTGTACACAAGAAGATTGGTGATTGCCAAATAA
- a CDS encoding LPXTG cell wall anchor domain-containing protein: MTSSLSGRKEGLMMGLLLLILLLVTVAQPVRANRIDSGQSTASFAVHIDQKRPTPPGNHGQDGGVAQPTIPENGQEIHYTASGSQNATGRLPQTGAIKSTLLSLIGSAMILLVLGWHRQQSNTKEADYDAN; this comes from the coding sequence ATGACGAGTAGTTTATCAGGACGTAAAGAAGGCTTAATGATGGGATTGTTGTTACTGATACTCTTATTGGTAACGGTAGCGCAACCAGTACGAGCTAATCGGATTGATAGTGGACAAAGTACCGCTAGTTTTGCGGTGCATATTGATCAAAAAAGACCAACGCCACCCGGGAATCATGGTCAGGATGGTGGTGTTGCACAGCCAACAATACCGGAAAATGGTCAAGAAATTCATTACACAGCGAGTGGTTCCCAAAATGCCACTGGTCGTTTACCACAAACGGGTGCTATAAAAAGTACACTATTAAGTTTAATCGGTAGTGCGATGATTCTATTGGTACTTGGCTGGCATCGCCAACAATCTAATACGAAGGAGGCGGACTACGATGCAAATTAA
- a CDS encoding DUF1304 domain-containing protein, with protein sequence MSLFITILTSLIAIEHLGIMGLEMFANDQTKAKAFDMPLDFVRLPNTKVALANQGIYNGMLGVLIIAVNCLLTGAALKTVLALLMLYIFIVALYGTFTATKKIFFLQGLPALITLLIILIF encoded by the coding sequence ATGTCTTTATTCATCACAATTTTAACGAGTTTAATCGCCATCGAACATCTCGGCATTATGGGACTCGAAATGTTCGCTAACGATCAAACAAAAGCCAAGGCCTTCGATATGCCCCTGGATTTCGTTCGGTTGCCCAACACCAAAGTCGCCCTTGCTAATCAGGGAATTTATAATGGGATGCTTGGTGTCTTAATCATCGCCGTCAATTGTTTATTGACCGGTGCCGCTTTAAAAACCGTCTTAGCATTATTAATGTTATACATCTTCATCGTTGCCCTTTATGGCACTTTTACCGCAACGAAAAAGATTTTCTTCTTGCAAGGCTTACCAGCGCTGATCACATTGTTAATAATTTTAATCTTTTAA